The sequence GCTCCACGCCCTCCTGCCGCGGCGGGGTCGGATCGGTAGATACGGCCGCGAGCGGTTCGCTGTCTTCCAGCAGGCGCGAGATCAGCGCCTGCGTCGCATCCTGGGCGGCCTCGGGGGTGGCCTCGGGGGCGGGCTGCGGCGTGGCGGCCGAGGCAGACCCCGTCCCGCCTGTCGAGGCGGTGTCGAAATCAAGTTCGGCCAGTTCCACGGGCGGCGGCGCAAGAACGAGGCGATCGGGCACCGGCCCGGCCTCGGCGCCCTCGGCGATGCGGTTCACGGCCAGGCCCTGGTTGGGGGCCTGGGTGCCACCGGGATCGGCGGGGGGCGACGCGCATCGGGCCTTCGAGGGCACGCACCACAGGCACGCCCGAGACATCGCGCATCGTCAGTTGCCAGCCCCAGACGCCCATGCCCACGACCAGCCCCAGCGACACAACCGCCCCGGCCCAGTTGACCAGCGTGCCAAGACGCCCCGTGCCGGCCGTTTCGTCATATGCTCCTTGCGGATCATCCTCGTAAAAATCGGAAGACCCGTCCTCGTAATACTCGAAATTCGCCATGCCTGCCCTCAAATCGCCCCTTGGCCGCGCGCGCCAAACCGGCGCCCGTAGGGGTGTTCGCTACCTGCTCGATCCGGTCGGGGTGGCGTTTTCGCCTTACATCTTCTCGACCGGTGTGACGCCCAAGATACCAAGACCGTTGGAAATAACAATCGCCACGCCGCGCAGAAGGGCCAATTTCGCCGCCGTTGTGGCCGGATCACCCTCTTGCACGAAGCGCAGATGCGGCTCGGCGTTGCCCTTGTTCCACAACGCGTGGAATTCCGAGGCGAGGTCATAGAGGTAAAAGGCGATGCGGTGGGGTTCATGCGCCTCGGCGGCGATCTCGACCAGGCGGGGCCATTCGGCCAGCTTGGCGACGAGCGCAAACTCGGCCGGATCGGCGATGGCAGACAGGTCGGCGGGCGTCTCCGACGTGGGCAGCCCGGCCTCGGCGGCCTTGCGCAGGACCGAATGGATGCGGGCATGGGCGTATTGCACATACCAGACCGGGTTGTCCTTGGACTGCTCCAGCACCTTGTCCACGACGAAATCCAGCGGGGCGTCGTTCTTGCGCGTCAGCATGACAAAGCGCGTCACATCCGCGCCGACCATCTCGACCACGTCGCGCAGGGTCACGAAGGTGCCGGCGCGTTTCGACATCTTCAGGTCCTGGTCACCGCGCTTGAGCTTGACCAGTTGCATCAACTTGATGTCCAGCGGGACGCGCCCGCCCGACAGCGCGGCGACGGCGGCCTTCATCCGCTTGACGTAGCCGCCGTGATCGGCCCCGAAAATGTCGATCAACTCGTCGAAACCGCGGCTGACCTTGTCATGGTGATAGGCGATGTCGGGGGCGAAATAGGTCCAGCCGCCGTCGGATTTCATGATCGGGCGGTCCACGTCGTCGCCATAATCGGTCGATTTGAACAGCGTCTGTTCGCGCGGCTCCCAATCCTCGGGCGTCTTGCCCTTGGGCGGGTCCAGCACGCCTTCGTAAATCAGGCCCTTATCCTTGAGCGTGGCGATCGCCGCCTCGATCTGACCCGTGGAATAGAGCGATTTCTCGGAATAGAACACATCCATCTCGACGCCGAGCGCGGCCAGATCCGCGCGGATCAGATCCATCATCGCGTCGGTGGCATAGTCGCGGATTTCTTCCAGCCAGACGGCCTCGGGCTGGTCGATCCACTGCTCGCCCACTTCCTCGGCCAGCGCCGCGCCGACCGGGATCAGGTAGTCGCCGGGATAGGTGCCCTCCTCGAAGGCAACGGTCTGTCCATGCGCCTCGAGATAGCGCAGATAGACCGACCGCGCGAGGACATCGACCTGCGCGCCGCCATCGTTGATGTAGTATTCGCGCGTTACCTCGTGCCCGGTGAAATCCAGCAGGCTGGCCAGCGCATCGCCGAAAACAGCGCCGCGCGTATGGCCCACATGCATCGGCCCGGTGGGATTGGCGGAGACGAATTCGACGTTCACGCGCCGCCCCTGCCCCAGCGTCGAACGCCCGTAAAGCGCCGCCTCGGACAGCATGGCCCGCAGCAGATCGCGCCAGCTGTCGGGCGACAGCCGCAGGTTCAGAAACCCCGGGCCCGCGACCTCGGCGCTGGCGATGCGCGGATCGCTGCGCAGATGGGAGGCCAGCGCCTCGGCGATGTCGCGCGGCTTTTTCCCGGCGGGCTTGGCCAGCACCATCGCGGCATTGGTCGCCATGTCGCCGTGGGCGGGGTCGCGGGGCGGCTCGACCGTGACATTGCCGGTCTCTAGGCCCTCGGGCAAGGCGCCCTCGGCGCTGAGCGTGGTCAGGCTGTCGATCACCAACGCGCGGATATCGGCAAAGAAGTTCATGGCGTCAAATCCCTTGAGGTCGCGCGGGGTTTACCACGCCGCGCGCCGGGTTCAACACCAACACGTCGCCCGCGCCGTCACGGCCCGCAATAGACGTAGGTTTGCGACCATCCCTCGCCCACCAGAACCAGATCGCCGCGAAAGCCGGGCATCAGCAGATAGCGTCGTGTCCATGTCTGCCCCTCGCCCTGGCATTGCGCGTCATAAAGGACGGCCGCGCCCATATCGCGGACCGGCACCGGGTTCATCAGCGTGCAGGTCGACTCCCAAAAGGCGATCCGACCCGCCGACAGGGTGATGGTCATGTCGCTCATCCCTGAGGGGCAATTGTCGGGGTGATAGCGCCCCTCGCGGATCTGTTGCGCATCGGCTGTGCCGGCCTGGGCCACCACGGCGGCAAGGATGAGGGCGATACCCTTAAGACACTTGATCATTCGCTTTCCTCCTCCGGCGCGGCGGGGTCTTCCTCGGGCGTGTCGGCGTCGTCGGCTGGCGCGGCCGCCTCGGTCGCGTCGCCGGATTGCGCCGCGCAATCATAAAGGGTCATGCCCAGCCCGCGCAGCACCACGACCATCGAGCCCGCCACGGGCCCTTCCCCGAAATAGAGCCGCGCCTCGAACTCGGCGTCATCCTCGCGGCAGGTACCGTCATAGAGGAATTCTTCTTCGAGACCGCGTAGACGGGTCGGGTTGTAGAGCGCGCAACACGCCCCGTCGAAGCAAAGCTCGGGAAACTCCAGCGTCGCCTCGGCGGCGTCCTCGGCGGGGGCGCCGCCCTCGGCGCAGGCACTGTGATAGGTGCCATTGGCGGGAAAGGCCGCCGCGACGGACGGAGCCGCCACAAGGGCGAGGATCGGTACAAGGCGTATCATGCCAACCTCCGTGCGTTGCGCATCGTTTCAGCGTGTCGACATGGTGCCGCGCCCGCCCGGTTCGATCAACCGGCAGTTGCCGCCTTTTGCCGGCCGGCGTTTGGCGGGGGGCTGTGCGCCGCGTTCGGCCGGGTCCTCGGGGCGCAGGGCCAAAAGGCGGCTTCCGGGCGGGGCCTCGACCCGTTCCTCAGGGCCGACGGGGCGCAGCACGCCGGATTTCGACAGGATGGCGACCAGCACCGCCTCGGGGCGTTTGGCCCGCCAATCCTCGAGGGTGAATTCCTCGGTCAGGCCGGTCAGGCGAAACTGCCACCCCTGCCAGACGCGCAATTCCATCTCGCGATAGGTGGCCCCGTCGGCAAAGGCGCGCCCCCCCAGCGTCGGCGGCAAGGCATGGCGCGTGTGTTCGCTTTTCTCGCGCGTGACCTGAAAGACGTTCTCGCGCCCCAGTTCGGGCGCCAGATCGGTCGCCACCAACGTATTGTAGGCATCGTTGTCGGTGGCGGCGATCACGGTCGCATAGCCCACGAAATCGATCCGATGTTCGGCGGCCTCGGACAGCACGTCGCCGAAAAAGGTCGCAATCCCCGCCTCGCGCGCGCGGCGCAGATGG comes from Roseibacterium elongatum DSM 19469 and encodes:
- the argS gene encoding arginine--tRNA ligase encodes the protein MNFFADIRALVIDSLTTLSAEGALPEGLETGNVTVEPPRDPAHGDMATNAAMVLAKPAGKKPRDIAEALASHLRSDPRIASAEVAGPGFLNLRLSPDSWRDLLRAMLSEAALYGRSTLGQGRRVNVEFVSANPTGPMHVGHTRGAVFGDALASLLDFTGHEVTREYYINDGGAQVDVLARSVYLRYLEAHGQTVAFEEGTYPGDYLIPVGAALAEEVGEQWIDQPEAVWLEEIRDYATDAMMDLIRADLAALGVEMDVFYSEKSLYSTGQIEAAIATLKDKGLIYEGVLDPPKGKTPEDWEPREQTLFKSTDYGDDVDRPIMKSDGGWTYFAPDIAYHHDKVSRGFDELIDIFGADHGGYVKRMKAAVAALSGGRVPLDIKLMQLVKLKRGDQDLKMSKRAGTFVTLRDVVEMVGADVTRFVMLTRKNDAPLDFVVDKVLEQSKDNPVWYVQYAHARIHSVLRKAAEAGLPTSETPADLSAIADPAEFALVAKLAEWPRLVEIAAEAHEPHRIAFYLYDLASEFHALWNKGNAEPHLRFVQEGDPATTAAKLALLRGVAIVISNGLGILGVTPVEKM